The genomic region TAGTCGGTAGTTGGTGGCTTTTAGTTGGTAGTTTTTCAGTTGGTAGTTTTTAGCCTCGCTTCGCGCAACCATAAAACCATTTTAGCCATAAAACCATTGAAACTAACCATAAAGCCATCCAACAATTTTTTACCTCCTGACTACGGACTCCCGACTCCCAACTAAATAACTAACCTATGAATTCACTTCCTTTATATCATTATCAATCTTATGTAGCTGGTTTTAGTGGCTGGCTGCGGACGTTGGGTTATGCGCCCGACACGTGCCGAAAGTATCCGCGTCAGTTGCGGGAGTTTTTACACTTTTTAGAAGAAACGGGCATTGTTGATTTGTCTTCGGTGGACGGCGCGGTGGTGGAGTGTTTCTTTACTTATTTGCAAAGTCGCCCCAGTATCAAAACGGGTAAATCTTTGAGTACCACCCATTTATTGAGTATGCAAAAGACCTTACGCCAGTTTACCCGTTACCTGGATGCCTTGGGTTTGCCGGGTTTTGCTTTGCCCAGGTTGCGTTTGCAGGGGTTGGCGGCGCAATCGCTGGAAGTGTTCAGCCAAGCCGAAATTGATGGTTTGTATGCGGCTTGTGGGACCGATTTTTACGGCTTGCGCGATCAGGCTTTGTTGGCGTTGGGGTATGGTTGTGGTTTGCGTCGCGCCGAGGTGAGCCAGTTGGAGGTGAGCGATTTGCATTTTAAAAAAGGTTGGCTGGAGGTGAAAGCGGGAAAGGGTGCCAAAGCGCGTTCGGTGCCTATGCCTACCAAGGTGGCGGCGTACTTGTACCGCTATGTGTACCAGGCACGCGCCCAACTTCCGCAGTCGGGCACTACGCCGGCTTTGTTGCTCAGTTGGCGTGCCACGCGCTTGTCTAAGCAAATGGTGAGTATTCGGTTCAGGGAGTTGGTGATCAAAGCCGAGTTGTTGTCAAGCGAAGACAAGCGAACGAGTTTTCATTGTTTGCGCCATAGCATCGCCACTCATTTGCACGCCGCCGGGGTAAGCCTGGCGAACATTGCCCTCTTTTTGGGTCATTCATCGCTGGATTCTACGCGAATTTATACACACCTGCAAGAATTATAAATTCTTGAATTACGAATTTTTCAATTACGAATGGTGGTTTAATTACGAATTTTTCAATTACGAATTACGAATG from Microscilla marina ATCC 23134 harbors:
- a CDS encoding tyrosine-type recombinase/integrase, producing the protein MNSLPLYHYQSYVAGFSGWLRTLGYAPDTCRKYPRQLREFLHFLEETGIVDLSSVDGAVVECFFTYLQSRPSIKTGKSLSTTHLLSMQKTLRQFTRYLDALGLPGFALPRLRLQGLAAQSLEVFSQAEIDGLYAACGTDFYGLRDQALLALGYGCGLRRAEVSQLEVSDLHFKKGWLEVKAGKGAKARSVPMPTKVAAYLYRYVYQARAQLPQSGTTPALLLSWRATRLSKQMVSIRFRELVIKAELLSSEDKRTSFHCLRHSIATHLHAAGVSLANIALFLGHSSLDSTRIYTHLQEL